In Arachis stenosperma cultivar V10309 chromosome 1, arast.V10309.gnm1.PFL2, whole genome shotgun sequence, one DNA window encodes the following:
- the LOC130944454 gene encoding uncharacterized protein LOC130944454: MTTKSPIFPMPDPQHFSDYGFDPQLNYFQVLEEAMKHKRHPERSIDSIRFKLHKPDIPNELHSISTTKKPWWKNLFKWKWTHRHRHRHHQGLQQQPHQPSRASISGPVYFTHTRTGPTTSPYRTTARPCSGPLAGAGTLTPTAKGVGHVGVPYPGLRELNMEQQRMSTSALPVYLVT; the protein is encoded by the exons ATGACCACTAAATCCCCAATTTTTCCCATGCCAGACCCCCAGCACTTCAGTGACTACGGCTTCGACCCTCAACTCAACTATTTTCAG GTATTggaagaagccatgaagcaCAAGAGGCACCCAGAAAGATCCATAGACTCCATACGCTTCAAGCTTCACAAGCCTGACATTCCAAACGAACTCCATTCCATTTCTACCACGAAGAAGCCATGGTGGAAGAACTTGTTCAAATGGAAGTGGACCCACCGTCACCGTCACCGTCACCACCAAGGCCTTCAGCAGCAACCCCATCAACCTTCCAGGGCCTCCATCTCTGGCCCCGTCTACTTCACCCACACCAGAACCGGACCCACCACCTCCCCCTACCGAACCACCGCACGTCCATGTTCTGGTCCACTCGCCGGCGCCGGAACCTTGACGCCGACGGCCAAGGGTGTGGGTCACGTTGGTGTACCCTATCCGGGTCTCAGGGAGCTTAACATGGAGCAGCAGAGGATGTCTACCTCTGCCTTGCCAGTTTACTTGGTCACTTGA
- the LOC130969905 gene encoding uncharacterized protein LOC130969905 produces the protein MEDGIEHRTVNVNGINMHIAEKGEGPLILFIHGFPDLWYSWRHQIAFFASRGYRCVAPDLRGFGDSDSPSSPSAYTSLHIVGDLIGLLDAVAGEEEKVFVVGHDWGALTAWSLCMYRPERVKALVNLSVPFTPRHPMRKPLQTLRAVYGNDYYICRFQESGVIEEEFAEIGTERVLKEFLTYRNPGPLYLPKGKGFGHPTESPILLPSWLSEQECKYYASKYQKTGFTGGFNYYRSLDLNWELTAPWTGAQIKVPVKFVVGDVDLTYNAPGAKDYIHKGGFKRDVPLLEEVVVLEGAGHFLHQERPHEINKHIYDFFRNFS, from the exons ATGGAGGATGGGATAGAGCACCGTACGGTgaatgtaaatggcataaacATGCACATAGCTGAGAAGGGTGAAGGGCCTCTCATCCTATTCATCCATGGCTTCCCAGACCTATGGTACTCGTGGCGCCACCAGATAGCCTTCTTTGCATCCCGAGGGTACCGCTGCGTGGCCCCCGACCTCCGCGGCTTCGGGGACAGCGATTCACCCAGCAGCCCGAGCGCCTACACGAGCCTCCACATCGTGGGAGACCTCATCGGGCTGCTGGATGCAGTAGCCGGAGAGGAGGAGAAGGTGTTTGTGGTTGGACATGACTGGGGAGCCCTGACTGCTTGGAGCCTCTGCATGTATCGGCCTGAGAGAGTGAAGGCTCTTGTTAACTTGAGCGTTCCCTTCACTCCCAGACACCCCATGCGAAAGCCCCTTCAAACCTTGAGAGCTGTTTATGGCAACGACTACTACATCTGCAGGTTTCAG GAGAGTGGAGTTATAGAGGAGGAGTTTGCTGAGATTGGAACTGAAAGAGTGTTGAAGGAATTCCTGACATATAGGAACCCTGGTCCGCTTTATCTGCCTAAGGGTAAAGGCTTTGGTCATCCAACTGAATCTCCCATTCTGTTGCCATCATGGCTTTCTGAACAAGAATGCAAATACTATGCCTCCAAATATCAAAAGACTGGCTTCACTGGGGGATTCAACTACTATAGGAGTTTGGATCT AAACTGGGAGCTGACTGCACCGTGGACTGGTGCTCAAATCAAAGTTCCGGTGAAGTTTGTGGTGGGGGATGTTGACCTGACATACAACGCGCCGGGCGCCAAGGACTACATTCACAAAGGAGGCTTCAAAAGAGATGTGCCGCTTCTGGAGGAGGTGGTTGTTCTTGAAGGTGCAGGCCACTTCCTCCACCAAGAAAGGCCTCATGAAATCAACAAACACATCTATGACTTTTTTCGtaacttctcatga